From Sardina pilchardus chromosome 9, fSarPil1.1, whole genome shotgun sequence, a single genomic window includes:
- the LOC134092686 gene encoding DNA damage-regulated autophagy modulator protein 2-like — protein sequence MSDLSHCESWFDTLWVSKYKQVQALTDQGETRVHQLNLLGIILGWTNSLGMCVVGNFQKTTPFSIHIVGAVMTFGVGALYILVQTGVSYWMQPHVHSKSMFWVRLSIAIRRHVSIISMFVSSMIMYSKLPGMDLSKKLHWIPGETGYTAHLISTISECSLAFSFVYFFFTYIRDFQKINLRAEATLHSSHLYESTHYSVIEPLNPGEDSPLLAGSI from the exons ATGTCAG ATCTCTCACACTGTGAGTCATGGTTTGATACACTATGGGTATCGAAGTATAAACAGGTCCAGGCACTAACGGACCAGGGAGAGACCAGAGTCCATCAGCTGAACCTGCTGGGTATCATTCTTGGCTGGACCAACTCCCTGGGCATGTGTGTCGTGGGGAACTTTCAG AAAACAACCCCCTTCTCCATACACATTGTTGGGGCGGTGATGACCTTTGGTGTTGGAGCGCTGTACATCTTGGTGCAGACCGGCGTGTCCTATTGGATGCAGCCGCATGTTCACAGCAAAAGCATGTTCTGGGTTCGCCTCAGTATCGCAATCAGGAGACACGTCAGCATCATCAGCA TGTTTGTGTCATCCATGATCATGTACAGCAAATTGCCTGGGATGGACTTGTCAAAGAAGCTACACTGGATCCCAGGAGAAACG GGCTACACCGCTCATCTTATCAGCACCATCTCTGAGTGCTCTCTGGCCTTCTCCTTTGTCTACTTCTTCTTCACCTACATCAGGGACTTCCAA AAAATCAACCTGAGAGCAGAGGCCACGCTTCATAGTAGTCACCTGTATGAGTCAACGCACTACAGTGTCATCGAGCCTCTGAATCCAGGAGAAGACTCCCCCCTGCTCGCCGGCAGCATCTAG
- the LOC134091854 gene encoding fibrous sheath CABYR-binding protein-like isoform X2, which translates to MSLALMLRLPWLCLFFLTDVGLCSPLLQGSEEPLRFGFSDSRRSPPSSAPVSSVSHSFTNGEDVTSPRKPVPLNLNSHQEKLVPMWVMPSAPVTQKPKVPQAPAQEVPAWVQTPPAWAQTAPAWFKIPPAPVNQEPKTPEAPAQEPQTSAQTRPAWIMPSAPVTQKPKVPQAPAQELPAWVQTPPAWMLPAPVNQEPKTPEAPAQELPALAQTWPAWFMPSAPVTKKPKVPQAPAQEVPAWVQTPPVWVKMPPAPVTQAPAQEPPAWNNMPQSPASQAPAQTPPPPMTPLEPVGGDFGSSFMEGVSGEAASNGGGTEGPSSERERYLVITEPLGFQTRYVVKSFNRYVRGQKIYSQTTYIPLDYPPASEPAPVPTLPLPEAQLDQTVKAS; encoded by the exons ATGAGTCTTGCTTTGATGCTTAG GCTACCTTGGCTTTGCCTTTTCTTCTTGACTGATGTGGGCCTATGCAGTCCTCTACTTCAAG GATCAGAAGAGCCCCTGCGTTTTGGGTTCTCCGACTCCAGACGAAGTCCTCCTAGCAGTGCCCCTGTGTCTTCAGTGAGCCACAGCTTCACTAATGGTGAAGATGTAACAAGTCCCAGGAAACCTGTACCACTAAACCTGAATTCTCACCAGGAGAAACTCGTTCCTATGTGGGTCATGCCTTCAGCTCCAGTGACCCAGAAGCCCAAGGTGCCtcaggctccagcccaagaggtTCCTGCATGGGTTCAGACTCCCCCAGCATGGGCCCAGACAGCCCCGGCATGGTTCAAGATTCCTCCTGCTCCAGTGAACCAGGAGCCCAAAACCCCtgaggctccagcccaagagccccaAACATCGGCCCAGACGCGGCCAGCGTGGATCATGCCTTCAGCTCCAGTGACCCAGAAGCCCAAGGTTCCtcaggctccagcccaagagctcCCAGCTTGGGTTCAGACGCCCCCGGCATGGATGCTTCCAGCTCCAGTGAACCAAGAACCCAAAACTCCtgaggctccagcccaagagcttCCAGCATTGGCCCAGACGTGGCCAGCGTGGTTCATGCCTTCAGCTCCAGTGACCAAGAAACCCAAGGTGCCtcaggctccagcccaagaggtTCCTGCATGGGTTCAGACTCCCCCAGTATGGGTCAAGATGCCTCCAGCTCCAGTGACtcaggctccagcccaagagc CCCCAGCATGGAATAACATGCCCCAGTCCCCAGCGAGCCAGGCACCAGCCCAAACGCCACCGCCTCCGATGACTCCATTAGAACCTGTTGGGGGTGATTTTGGCAGTTCCTTCATGGAGGGTGTCAGTGGAGAGGCTGCCTCTAATGGTGGCGGTACTGAGGGTccctcatcagagagagagcgctaccTTGTTATCACAGAGCCCTTGGGTTTTCAAACCCGCTACGTGGTCAAGTCCTTCAATCGTTATGTGCGAGGACAAAAGATCTATTCCCAAACCACCTACATCCCTCTAGACTATCCTCCTGCCTCTGAGCCTGCTCCCGTCcccactcttcctctgcctGAAGCCCAGCTGGACCAAACTGTGAAGGCCAGCTGA
- the LOC134091853 gene encoding fibrous sheath CABYR-binding protein-like isoform X1, which translates to MSLALMLRLPWLCLFFLTDVGLCSPLLQGSEEPLRFGFSDSRRSPPSSAPVSSVSHSFTNGEDVTSPRKPVPLNLNSHQEKLVPMWVMPSAPVTQKPKVPQAPAQEVPAWVQTPPAWAQTAPAWFKIPPAPVNQEPKTPEAPAQEPQTSAQTRPAWIMPSAPVTQKPKVPQAPAQELPAWVQTPPAWMLPAPVNQEPKTPEAPAQELPALAQTWPAWFMPSAPVTKKPKVPQAPAQEVPAWVQTPPVWVKMPPAPVTQAPAQEPPARVQTRPTWMLPAPVNQEPEAPAQEPPAWNNMPQSPASQAPAQTPPPPMTPLEPVGGDFGSSFMEGVSGEAASNGGGTEGPSSERERYLVITEPLGFQTRYVVKSFNRYVRGQKIYSQTTYIPLDYPPVSEPAPVPTLPLPEAQLDQTVKAS; encoded by the exons ATGAGTCTTGCTTTGATGCTTAG GCTACCTTGGCTTTGCCTTTTCTTCTTGACTGATGTGGGCCTATGCAGTCCTCTACTTCAAG GATCAGAAGAGCCCCTGCGTTTTGGGTTCTCCGACTCCAGACGAAGTCCTCCTAGCAGTGCCCCTGTGTCTTCAGTGAGCCACAGCTTCACTAATGGTGAAGATGTAACAAGTCCCAGGAAACCTGTACCACTAAACCTGAATTCTCACCAGGAGAAACTCGTTCCTATGTGGGTCATGCCTTCAGCTCCAGTGACCCAGAAGCCCAAGGTGCCtcaggctccagcccaagaggtTCCTGCATGGGTTCAGACTCCCCCAGCATGGGCCCAGACAGCCCCGGCATGGTTCAAGATTCCTCCTGCTCCAGTGAACCAGGAGCCCAAAACCCCtgaggctccagcccaagagccccaAACATCGGCCCAGACGCGGCCAGCGTGGATCATGCCTTCAGCTCCAGTGACCCAGAAGCCCAAGGTTCCtcaggctccagcccaagagctcCCAGCTTGGGTTCAGACGCCCCCGGCATGGATGCTTCCAGCTCCAGTGAACCAAGAACCCAAAACTCCtgaggctccagcccaagagcttCCAGCATTGGCCCAGACGTGGCCAGCGTGGTTCATGCCTTCAGCTCCAGTGACCAAGAAACCCAAGGTGCCtcaggctccagcccaagaggtTCCTGCATGGGTTCAGACTCCCCCAGTATGGGTCAAGATGCCTCCAGCTCCAGTGACtcaggctccagcccaagagcctcCAGCAAGGGTTCAGACACGCCCAACATGGATGCTTCCAGCTCCAGTGAACCAGGAACCtgaggctccagcccaagaaCCCCCAGCATGGAATAACATGCCCCAGTCCCCAGCGAGCCAGGCACCAGCCCAAACGCCACCGCCTCCGATGACTCCATTAGAACCTGTTGGGGGTGATTTTGGCAGTTCCTTCATGGAGGGTGTCAGTGGAGAGGCTGCCTCTAATGGTGGCGGTACTGAGGGTccctcatcagagagagagcgctaccTTGTTATCACAGAGCCCTTGGGTTTTCAAACCCGCTACGTGGTCAAGTCCTTCAATCGTTATGTGCGAGGACAAAAGATCTATTCCCAAACCACCTACATCCCTCTAGACTATCCTCCTGTCTCTGAGCCTGCTCCCGTCcccactcttcctctgcctGAAGCCCAGCTGGACCAAACTGTGAAGGCCAGCTGA
- the LOC134091855 gene encoding fibrous sheath CABYR-binding protein-like isoform X2 — MSLALMLRLPWLCLFFLTDVGQCSPLLQGSEEPLRFGFSDSRRSPPSSAPVSSVSNSFTNGEDVTSPRKPVPLNLNSHQEKLVPMWVMPSAPVTQKPKVPQAPAQEVPAWVQTPPAWAQTAPAWFKIPPAPVNQEPKTPEAPAQEPLTSAQTRPAWIMPSAPVTQKPKVPQAPAQELPAWVQTPPAWMLPAPVNQEPKTPEAPAQELPALAQTWPAWFMPSAPVTKKPKVPQAPAQEVPAWVQTPPVWVKMPPAPVTQAPAQEPPAWNNMPQSPASQAPAQTPPPPMTPLEPVGGDFGSSFMEGVSGEAASNGGGTEGPSSERERYLVITEPLGFQTRYVVKSFNRYVRGQKIYSQTTYIPLDYPPASEPAPVPTLPLPEAQLDQTVKAS; from the exons ATGAGTCTTGCTTTGATGCTTAG GCTACCTTGGCTTTGCCTTTTCTTCTTGACTGATGTGGGCCAATGCAGTCCTCTACTTCAAG GATCAGAAGAGCCCCTGCGTTTTGGGTTCTCCGACTCCAGACGAAGTCCTCCTAGCAGTGCCCCTGTGTCTTCAGTGAGCAACAGCTTCACTAATGGTGAAGATGTAACAAGTCCCAGGAAACCTGTACCACTAAACCTGAATTCTCACCAGGAGAAACTCGTTCCTATGTGGGTCATGCCTTCAGCTCCAGTGACCCAGAAGCCCAAGGTGCCtcaggctccagcccaagaggtTCCTGCATGGGTTCAGACTCCCCCAGCATGGGCCCAGACAGCCCCGGCATGGTTCAAGATTCCTCCTGCTCCAGTGAACCAGGAGCCCAAAACCCCtgaggctccagcccaagagcctcTAACATCGGCCCAGACGCGGCCAGCGTGGATCATGCCTTCAGCTCCAGTGACCCAGAAGCCCAAGGTTCCtcaggctccagcccaagagctcCCAGCTTGGGTTCAGACGCCCCCGGCATGGATGCTTCCAGCTCCAGTGAACCAAGAACCCAAAACTCCtgaggctccagcccaagagcttCCAGCATTGGCCCAGACGTGGCCAGCGTGGTTCATGCCTTCAGCTCCAGTGACCAAGAAACCCAAGGTGCCtcaggctccagcccaagaggtTCCTGCATGGGTTCAGACTCCCCCAGTATGGGTCAAGATGCCTCCAGCTCCAGTGACtcaggctccagcccaagagc CCCCAGCATGGAATAACATGCCCCAGTCCCCAGCGAGCCAGGCACCAGCCCAAACGCCACCGCCTCCGATGACTCCATTAGAACCTGTTGGGGGTGATTTTGGCAGTTCCTTCATGGAGGGTGTCAGTGGAGAGGCTGCCTCTAATGGTGGCGGTACTGAGGGTccctcatcagagagagagcgctaccTTGTTATCACAGAGCCCTTGGGTTTTCAAACCCGCTACGTGGTCAAGTCCTTCAATCGTTATGTGCGAGGACAAAAGATCTATTCCCAAACCACCTACATCCCTCTAGACTATCCTCCTGCCTCTGAGCCTGCTCCCGTCcccactcttcctctgcctGAAGCCCAGCTGGACCAAACTGTGAAGGCCAGCTGA
- the LOC134091856 gene encoding troponin I, slow skeletal muscle-like: protein MLKSLMVARAKEELEQETVDKEEEKQRYLEEKAPALQTGSLSMAQLQDLCRELHAKVDVVDEERYDIEAKVMHNTREIKDLNIKVLDLRGKFKRPTLRRVRVSADAILRSLLGSKHKVSMDLRANLKSVKKEDTEKEKTVEVSDWRKNVEAMSGMEGRKKMFDAAKGPAQ from the exons ATGCTCAAG agcctgATGGTGGCCAGGGCcaaggaggagctggagcaggagacagtggacaaggaggaggagaagcagcgCTACCTGGAGGAGAAGGCCCCTGCCCTGCAGACCGGCAGCCTGTCCATGGCACAGCTACAG GACCTGTGCCGGGAGCTCCACGCCAAGGTCGACGTGGTGGACGAGGAGAGATACGACATCGAGGCCAAAGTCATGCACAACACCAGAGAG ATTAAAGACCTGAACATCAAGGTGCTGGACCTGAGGGGCAAGTTCAAGCGGCCCACCCTGCGACGGGTGCGTGTGTCTGCGGACGCCATCTTGCGCTCCCTGCTGGGCTCCAAGCACAAGGTGTCCATGGACCTGCGCGCCAACCTCAAGTCGGTCAAGAAGGAGGACACAGAGAAG gaaAAGACAGTGGAGGTGAGCGACTGGAGGAAGAATGTGGAAGCCATGTCAGGTATGGAGGGCCGTAAGAAGATGTTCGATGCCGCCAAAGGACCTGCACAGTGA
- the LOC134091853 gene encoding fibrous sheath CABYR-binding protein-like isoform X2: protein MSLALMLRLPWLCLFFLTDVGLCSPLLQGSEEPLRFGFSDSRRSPPSSAPVSSVSHSFTNGEDVTSPRKPVPLNLNSHQEKLVPMWVMPSAPVTQKPKVPQAPAQEVPAWVQTPPAWAQTAPAWFKIPPAPVNQEPKTPEAPAQEPQTSAQTRPAWIMPSAPVTQKPKVPQAPAQELPAWVQTPPAWMLPAPVNQEPKTPEAPAQELPALAQTWPAWFMPSAPVTKKPKVPQAPAQEVPAWVQTPPVWVKMPPAPVTQAPAQEPPAWNNMPQSPASQAPAQTPPPPMTPLEPVGGDFGSSFMEGVSGEAASNGGGTEGPSSERERYLVITEPLGFQTRYVVKSFNRYVRGQKIYSQTTYIPLDYPPVSEPAPVPTLPLPEAQLDQTVKAS, encoded by the exons ATGAGTCTTGCTTTGATGCTTAG GCTACCTTGGCTTTGCCTTTTCTTCTTGACTGATGTGGGCCTATGCAGTCCTCTACTTCAAG GATCAGAAGAGCCCCTGCGTTTTGGGTTCTCCGACTCCAGACGAAGTCCTCCTAGCAGTGCCCCTGTGTCTTCAGTGAGCCACAGCTTCACTAATGGTGAAGATGTAACAAGTCCCAGGAAACCTGTACCACTAAACCTGAATTCTCACCAGGAGAAACTCGTTCCTATGTGGGTCATGCCTTCAGCTCCAGTGACCCAGAAGCCCAAGGTGCCtcaggctccagcccaagaggtTCCTGCATGGGTTCAGACTCCCCCAGCATGGGCCCAGACAGCCCCGGCATGGTTCAAGATTCCTCCTGCTCCAGTGAACCAGGAGCCCAAAACCCCtgaggctccagcccaagagccccaAACATCGGCCCAGACGCGGCCAGCGTGGATCATGCCTTCAGCTCCAGTGACCCAGAAGCCCAAGGTTCCtcaggctccagcccaagagctcCCAGCTTGGGTTCAGACGCCCCCGGCATGGATGCTTCCAGCTCCAGTGAACCAAGAACCCAAAACTCCtgaggctccagcccaagagcttCCAGCATTGGCCCAGACGTGGCCAGCGTGGTTCATGCCTTCAGCTCCAGTGACCAAGAAACCCAAGGTGCCtcaggctccagcccaagaggtTCCTGCATGGGTTCAGACTCCCCCAGTATGGGTCAAGATGCCTCCAGCTCCAGTGACtcaggctccagcccaagagc CCCCAGCATGGAATAACATGCCCCAGTCCCCAGCGAGCCAGGCACCAGCCCAAACGCCACCGCCTCCGATGACTCCATTAGAACCTGTTGGGGGTGATTTTGGCAGTTCCTTCATGGAGGGTGTCAGTGGAGAGGCTGCCTCTAATGGTGGCGGTACTGAGGGTccctcatcagagagagagcgctaccTTGTTATCACAGAGCCCTTGGGTTTTCAAACCCGCTACGTGGTCAAGTCCTTCAATCGTTATGTGCGAGGACAAAAGATCTATTCCCAAACCACCTACATCCCTCTAGACTATCCTCCTGTCTCTGAGCCTGCTCCCGTCcccactcttcctctgcctGAAGCCCAGCTGGACCAAACTGTGAAGGCCAGCTGA
- the LOC134091855 gene encoding fibrous sheath CABYR-binding protein-like isoform X1: MSLALMLRLPWLCLFFLTDVGQCSPLLQGSEEPLRFGFSDSRRSPPSSAPVSSVSNSFTNGEDVTSPRKPVPLNLNSHQEKLVPMWVMPSAPVTQKPKVPQAPAQEVPAWVQTPPAWAQTAPAWFKIPPAPVNQEPKTPEAPAQEPLTSAQTRPAWIMPSAPVTQKPKVPQAPAQELPAWVQTPPAWMLPAPVNQEPKTPEAPAQELPALAQTWPAWFMPSAPVTKKPKVPQAPAQEVPAWVQTPPVWVKMPPAPVTQAPAQEPPARVQTRPTWMLPAPVNQEPEAPAQEPPAWNNMPQSPASQAPAQTPPPPMTPLEPVGGDFGSSFMEGVSGEAASNGGGTEGPSSERERYLVITEPLGFQTRYVVKSFNRYVRGQKIYSQTTYIPLDYPPASEPAPVPTLPLPEAQLDQTVKAS, encoded by the exons ATGAGTCTTGCTTTGATGCTTAG GCTACCTTGGCTTTGCCTTTTCTTCTTGACTGATGTGGGCCAATGCAGTCCTCTACTTCAAG GATCAGAAGAGCCCCTGCGTTTTGGGTTCTCCGACTCCAGACGAAGTCCTCCTAGCAGTGCCCCTGTGTCTTCAGTGAGCAACAGCTTCACTAATGGTGAAGATGTAACAAGTCCCAGGAAACCTGTACCACTAAACCTGAATTCTCACCAGGAGAAACTCGTTCCTATGTGGGTCATGCCTTCAGCTCCAGTGACCCAGAAGCCCAAGGTGCCtcaggctccagcccaagaggtTCCTGCATGGGTTCAGACTCCCCCAGCATGGGCCCAGACAGCCCCGGCATGGTTCAAGATTCCTCCTGCTCCAGTGAACCAGGAGCCCAAAACCCCtgaggctccagcccaagagcctcTAACATCGGCCCAGACGCGGCCAGCGTGGATCATGCCTTCAGCTCCAGTGACCCAGAAGCCCAAGGTTCCtcaggctccagcccaagagctcCCAGCTTGGGTTCAGACGCCCCCGGCATGGATGCTTCCAGCTCCAGTGAACCAAGAACCCAAAACTCCtgaggctccagcccaagagcttCCAGCATTGGCCCAGACGTGGCCAGCGTGGTTCATGCCTTCAGCTCCAGTGACCAAGAAACCCAAGGTGCCtcaggctccagcccaagaggtTCCTGCATGGGTTCAGACTCCCCCAGTATGGGTCAAGATGCCTCCAGCTCCAGTGACtcaggctccagcccaagagcctcCAGCAAGGGTTCAGACACGCCCAACATGGATGCTTCCAGCTCCAGTGAACCAGGAACCtgaggctccagcccaagaaCCCCCAGCATGGAATAACATGCCCCAGTCCCCAGCGAGCCAGGCACCAGCCCAAACGCCACCGCCTCCGATGACTCCATTAGAACCTGTTGGGGGTGATTTTGGCAGTTCCTTCATGGAGGGTGTCAGTGGAGAGGCTGCCTCTAATGGTGGCGGTACTGAGGGTccctcatcagagagagagcgctaccTTGTTATCACAGAGCCCTTGGGTTTTCAAACCCGCTACGTGGTCAAGTCCTTCAATCGTTATGTGCGAGGACAAAAGATCTATTCCCAAACCACCTACATCCCTCTAGACTATCCTCCTGCCTCTGAGCCTGCTCCCGTCcccactcttcctctgcctGAAGCCCAGCTGGACCAAACTGTGAAGGCCAGCTGA
- the LOC134091854 gene encoding fibrous sheath CABYR-binding protein-like isoform X1 — MSLALMLRLPWLCLFFLTDVGLCSPLLQGSEEPLRFGFSDSRRSPPSSAPVSSVSHSFTNGEDVTSPRKPVPLNLNSHQEKLVPMWVMPSAPVTQKPKVPQAPAQEVPAWVQTPPAWAQTAPAWFKIPPAPVNQEPKTPEAPAQEPQTSAQTRPAWIMPSAPVTQKPKVPQAPAQELPAWVQTPPAWMLPAPVNQEPKTPEAPAQELPALAQTWPAWFMPSAPVTKKPKVPQAPAQEVPAWVQTPPVWVKMPPAPVTQAPAQEPPARVQTRPTWMLPAPVNQEPEAPAQEPPAWNNMPQSPASQAPAQTPPPPMTPLEPVGGDFGSSFMEGVSGEAASNGGGTEGPSSERERYLVITEPLGFQTRYVVKSFNRYVRGQKIYSQTTYIPLDYPPASEPAPVPTLPLPEAQLDQTVKAS; from the exons ATGAGTCTTGCTTTGATGCTTAG GCTACCTTGGCTTTGCCTTTTCTTCTTGACTGATGTGGGCCTATGCAGTCCTCTACTTCAAG GATCAGAAGAGCCCCTGCGTTTTGGGTTCTCCGACTCCAGACGAAGTCCTCCTAGCAGTGCCCCTGTGTCTTCAGTGAGCCACAGCTTCACTAATGGTGAAGATGTAACAAGTCCCAGGAAACCTGTACCACTAAACCTGAATTCTCACCAGGAGAAACTCGTTCCTATGTGGGTCATGCCTTCAGCTCCAGTGACCCAGAAGCCCAAGGTGCCtcaggctccagcccaagaggtTCCTGCATGGGTTCAGACTCCCCCAGCATGGGCCCAGACAGCCCCGGCATGGTTCAAGATTCCTCCTGCTCCAGTGAACCAGGAGCCCAAAACCCCtgaggctccagcccaagagccccaAACATCGGCCCAGACGCGGCCAGCGTGGATCATGCCTTCAGCTCCAGTGACCCAGAAGCCCAAGGTTCCtcaggctccagcccaagagctcCCAGCTTGGGTTCAGACGCCCCCGGCATGGATGCTTCCAGCTCCAGTGAACCAAGAACCCAAAACTCCtgaggctccagcccaagagcttCCAGCATTGGCCCAGACGTGGCCAGCGTGGTTCATGCCTTCAGCTCCAGTGACCAAGAAACCCAAGGTGCCtcaggctccagcccaagaggtTCCTGCATGGGTTCAGACTCCCCCAGTATGGGTCAAGATGCCTCCAGCTCCAGTGACtcaggctccagcccaagagcctcCAGCAAGGGTTCAGACACGCCCAACATGGATGCTTCCAGCTCCAGTGAACCAGGAACCtgaggctccagcccaagaaCCCCCAGCATGGAATAACATGCCCCAGTCCCCAGCGAGCCAGGCACCAGCCCAAACGCCACCGCCTCCGATGACTCCATTAGAACCTGTTGGGGGTGATTTTGGCAGTTCCTTCATGGAGGGTGTCAGTGGAGAGGCTGCCTCTAATGGTGGCGGTACTGAGGGTccctcatcagagagagagcgctaccTTGTTATCACAGAGCCCTTGGGTTTTCAAACCCGCTACGTGGTCAAGTCCTTCAATCGTTATGTGCGAGGACAAAAGATCTATTCCCAAACCACCTACATCCCTCTAGACTATCCTCCTGCCTCTGAGCCTGCTCCCGTCcccactcttcctctgcctGAAGCCCAGCTGGACCAAACTGTGAAGGCCAGCTGA